A single Argentina anserina chromosome 7, drPotAnse1.1, whole genome shotgun sequence DNA region contains:
- the LOC126802784 gene encoding thylakoid lumenal 15 kDa protein 1, chloroplastic, producing MALLNVSMCSKIPNPSRQHLHLSGYPPPPQVLKVQPEASRSLLLQIGDSVCKAALIAALSASLLPANPALAYIGGGPYGSEVTRGQDLTGKDFSGLTLVKQDFKTSILRQANFRGAKLVGASFFDADLTGADLSDADLRGADFSLANVTKVNLSNANLEGAFTTGNTSFKGSTITGADFTDVPLRDDQREYLCKIADGVNPTTGNDTRETLFCK from the exons ATGGCGCTTCTCAACGTCTCCATGTGCTCCAAAATCCCAAACCCTTCCCGCCAACACCTCCACCTCTCCGGCTACCCTCCTCCGCCGCAG GTACTCAAGGTTCAACCCGAAGCTTCCAGAAGCCTTCTCCTCCAAATCGGAGACTCCGTCTGCAAGGCCGCCCTGATCGCCGCGCTATCCGCTTCTCTGCTCCCCGCAAATCCCGCTCTCGCATATATC GGTGGAGGACCCTATGGTTCGGAGGTGACTAGGGGCCAGGACCTTACCGGGAAGGACTTCAGCGGCTTGACTTTGGTCAAGCAAGACTTCAAAACG TCCATATTGCGGCAGGCGAATTTTCGCGGTGCAAAGTTGGTAGGTGCTAGCTTCTTTGACGCCGATTTAACAG GGGCTGATCTTTCTGATGCTGATCTAAGGGGTGCAGACTTTTCCCTGGCCAATGTGACAAAG GTAAATTTGAGCAATGCCAACTTGGAAGGTGCATTTACTACAGGCAACACTTCATTCAAAGGATCAACTATCACAGGTGCAG ACTTCACAGACGTGCCTTTGAGAGATGATCAGCGCGAATATCTTTGCAAAATTGCTGATGG GGTAAATCCAACAACCGGAAATGACACGCGTGAAACATTGTTTTGCAAATGA
- the LOC126802777 gene encoding ARF guanine-nucleotide exchange factor GNOM produces MGRLKLQTGIKAIEEEPEECDATSSHKATLACIINSEIGSVLAVMRRNVRWGGRYMSGDDQLEHSLIQSLKALRRQIFSWQHQWHTINPAVYLQPFLDVIRSDETGAPITGVALSSVYNILTLDVIDQNSINVDDAMHMLVDAITSCRFEVTDPASEEVVLMKILQVLLACMRSKASVMLSNQHVCTIVNTCFRIVHQAGTKGELLQRIARHTMHELVRCIFSHLPDVQSTESALVNGNNTVKREIAGVNSEYAFGSRLLENGNINSEYVPEQLSTNPPSNGSSGLVVSGIDETTIGVPGGKEAVQYDLHLMTEPYGVPCMVEIFHFLCSLLNVSEHMGMGPRSNTIAFDEDVPLFALVLINSAIELGGASIQHHPKLLNLVQDELFRNLMQFGLSTSPLILSMVCSIVLNLYHHLRMELKLQLEAFFSCVILRLAQSRYGASYQQQEVAMEALVDFCRQKNFMVEMYANLDCDITCSNVFEELANLLSKSAFPVNCPLSSIHILALDGLIAVIQGMAERVGNGSVSSALTPVNLEEYTPFWMVKCDNYGDPNHWVPFVRRRKYIKRRLMIGADHFNRDPKKGLEFLQGTHLLPDKLDPQSVACFFRYTAGLDKNLVGDFLGNHDEFCVQVLHKFAGTFDFQDMNLDTALRLFLETFRLPGESQKIQRVLEAFSERYYEQSPLILANKDAALLLSYSIIMLNTDQHNVQVKKKMTEEDFIRNNRHINGGSDLPRDFLAELYHSICKNEIRTTPEQGAGYPEMTPSRWIDLMHKSKKNAPFIVSDSRASLDHDMFAIMSGPTIAAISVVFDHAEHEDVYQTCIDGFLAIAKISACHHLEDVLDDLVVSLCKFTTLLNPSSVEEPVLAFGDDTKARMSTVTVFTIANRYGDYIRTGWRNILDCILRLHKLGLLPARVASDAADESEFSADAGPGKPITNSLSVQMPTVGTPRRSSGLMGRFSQLLSLDTEEPRSQPTEQQLAAHQRTLQTIQKCHIDGIFTESKFLQAESLLQLARALIWAAGRPQKGNSSPEDEDTAVFCLELLIAITLNNRDRIVLLWQGVYEHISNIVQSTMMPCALVEKAVFGLLRICQRLLPYKENLADELLRSLQLVLKLDARVLDAYCEQITLEVSRLVKANTSHIRSQLGWRTITSLISFTARHPEASEAGFDTLSFIMSDGTHLLPANYILCVDASRQFAESRVGQTERSLTALDLMAGSVDCLVRWSHEAKQAINEDEAVKMSQDIAEMWLRLVQVLRKVCLDQREEVRNHALSLLQKCLTEVDGISLPLGHWLQCFEAVIFTMLDDLLEISQGHSQKDYRNMEGTLIFAMKLLSKVFLQLLSDLSQLTTFCKLWLGVLSRMEKYMKVKVRGKKSDKLQEQVPELLKNTLIVMNSKGVLVQRSALGGDSLWELTWLHVNSISPSLKSEVFPDQTLEQSETKTGETGGVLLSDEAGKVAPTEMMSSELSGTGG; encoded by the exons ATGGGTCGTCTGAAGCTGCAAACTGGAATCAAGGCAATTGAGGAAGAACCTGAGGAATGTGATGCCACCAGTTCGCATAAAGCTACTCTGGCGTGCATCATTAATTCAGAAATAGGTTCTGTATTAGCTGTTATGAGGAGGAATGTGAGATGGGGAGGACGTTATATGTCAGGTGATGATCAGCTTGAACATTCTCTAATTCAGTCATTAAAGGCGCTACGCAGACAAATCTTCTCGTGGCAGCATCAGTGGCATACAATCAATCCTGCTGTGTATCTCCAGCCATTTCTGGATGTGATTAGATCGGATGAAACTGGTGCACCAATCACTGGTGTCGCTTTGTCATCTGTTTACAATATCTTAACACTTGATGTGATTGATCAGAATTCTATCAATGTTGACGATGCCATGCACATGTTAGTTGATGCCATCACTAGCTGTCGATTTGAGGTGACTGATCCTGCATCAGAAGAAGTGGTACTGATGAAGATACTACAGGTTCTTCTGGCCTGCATGAGGAGTAAAGCATCTGTTATGCTGAGTAATCAACATGTTTGCACTATAGTGAACACATGTTTCCGGATAGTTCATCAAGCTGGAACAAAAGGTGAATTATTGCAAAGAATAGCTCGCCACACCATGCATGAACTAGTCAGATGTATTTTCTCACACCTTCCAGATGTTCAGAGCACCGAAAGTGCATTGGTAAATGGAAACAATACCGTCAAACGAGAG ATTGCAGGAGTTAATAGTGAGTATGCTTTTGGGAGTAGATTATTAGAGAACGGAAACATAAATTCTGAGTATGTTCCTGAACAATTATCCACAAATCCTCCCTCAAATGGTTCCTCTGGTCTGGTTGTATCTGGGATCGATGAAACTACAATTGGGGTTCCTGGAGGGAAGGAGGCTGTTCAATATGACTTGCATCTAATGACTGAGCCTTATGGGGTCCCTTGCATGGTGGAAATATTTCACTTTCTTTGttcattgttaaatgtttCTGAGCATATGGGAATGGGTCCCAGATCAAACACCATAGCATTTGACGAAGATGTGCCTCTTTTTGCCTTGGTTTTAATCAATTCAGCTATAGAGTTGGGTGGGGCGTCCATTCAGCATCACCCCAAGTTATTGAATTTGGTACAGGATGAATTGTTCCGGAATCTTATGCAATTTGGCCTATCAACCAGTCCACTTATTCTTTCTATGGTTTGCAGCATTGTTCTTAATTTGTATCACCACCTGCGCATGGAACTTAAACTTCAGCTTGAGGCTTTCTTTTCATGTGTGATATTGAGGCTTGCACAAAGCAGGTATGGAGCCTCTTATCAACAGCAGGAGGTTGCTATGGAGGCTCTTGTTGACTTCTGCAGGCAGAAAAATTTCATGGTGGAGATGTACGCGAACTTAGATTGTGACATAACCTGCAGTAATGTATTTGAAGAACTTGCTAATTTGCTGTCAAAGAGTGCATTCCCTGTCAATTGCCCTTTGTCTTCAATTCACATTCTCGCTTTGGATGGTCTAATTGCTGTCATTCAGGGAATGGCAGAAAGGGTAGGGAATGGATCAGTTAGTTCTGCGCTTACTCCAGTGAATCTTGAGGAGTATACTCCATTCTGGATGGTGAAGTGTGACAACTATGGTGATCCTAATCATTGGGTTCCATTTGTTCGCCGGAGGAAGTACATAAAGAGAAGATTGATGATTGGAGCTGATCATTTTAATCGTGACCCAAAGAAAGGGCTGGAGTTCCTCCAAGGAACGCACCTCTTGCCTGATAAACTTGACCCTCAAAGTGTGGCCTGCTTTTTCAGGTATACAGCTGGGCTAGATAAGAATCTTGTTGGGGATTTCTTGGGAAACCACGACGAATTTTGTGTTCAGGTTCTTCACAAATTTGCTGGTACCTTTGATTTCCAAGATATGAATTTGGATACTGCACTCCGCCTTTTTTTGGAGACATTTCGTTTGCCTGGAGAATCACAAAAGATACAAAGGGTTCTCGAAGCATTTTCAGAGAGATACTATGAACAATCACCTCTAATTCTTGCTAACAAGGATGCTGCTCTTTTGTTATCATACTCAATCATAATGCTCAATACAGATCAGCACAATGTTcaggtgaagaagaagatgacagAGGAGGATTTCATTCGGAATAATAGACATATCAATGGAGGCAGTGATCTTCCTCGAGATTTCCTGGCAGAGCTTTATCACTCGATATGCAAGAATGAGATCCGCACTACTCCAGAACAAGGTGCTGGTTATCCTGAAATGACCCCGAGCCGGTGGATTGATTTGATGCACAAATCCAAGAAAAATGCTCCATTCATTGTATCTGATTCCAGAGCCTCCCTAGATCATGATATGTTTGCTATAATGTCGGGCCCTACAATTGCTGCAATCTCTGTGGTGTTTGATCATGCAGAACATGAAGATGTTTATCAAACATGTATTGATGGTTTTTTAGCTATAGCAAAGATTTCAGCGTGCCACCATCTTGAAGATGTACTAGATGATCTGGTGGTGTCTCTCTGTAAGTTCACAACTCTGTTAAACCCATCATCAGTTGAGGAACCTGTGCTAGCCTTTGGTGATGACACGAAAGCTAGAATGTCAACTGTGACAGTTTTCACCATTGCCAATAGGTATGGTGATTACATTCGCACTGGATGGAGAAATATTCTGGACTGCATCTTAAGATTACACAAGCTTGGTCTTCTTCCAGCTCGTGTGGCTAGCGATGCGGCGGATGAGTCAGAGTTTTCTGCTGATGCAGGTCCTGGCAAGCCGATAACAAATTCTCTTTCAGTTCAGATGCCTACTGTGGGTACTCCTAGGAGGTCGTCGGGACTAATGGGTCGGTTTAGTCAGCTCTTATCTCTTGACACAGAGGAGCCGAGATCACAGCCCACTGAACAACAGCTAGCAGCTCATCAACGTACCCTTCAGACGATTCAAAAGTGCCACATTGATGGCATTTTTACTGAGAGCAAATTTCTGCAGGCTGAATCCTTGTTACAGCTCGCACGAGCATTGATTTGGGCCGCAGGGCGACCACAGAAAGGGAACAGCTCTCCGGAGGACGAAGATACTGCTGTTTTCTGTTTGGAATTGCTGATTGCTATTACCCTAAATAATAGGGATAGGATTGTGCTTCTTTGGCAGGGTGTATATGAGCACATATCAAATATTGTCCAGTCAACCATGATGCCTTGTGCCCTGGTGGAGAAGGCTGTTTTTGGGCTTCTTAGAATTTGTCAGCGGTTGCTTCCATATAAAGAAAACCTTGCTGATGAACTTCTGAGGTCCCTGCAGCTTGTCTTAAAGCTTGATGCTCGGGTTTTAGATGCCTACTGTGAGCAAATTACCCTGGAAGTCAGTCGCCTTGTGAAAGCAAACACCTCTCACATTAGATCCCAGTTAGGGTGGCGCACAATAACATCACTGATCTCCTTCACGGCTCGCCACCCGGAGGCTTCTGAGGCTGGGTTCGACACACTGTCATTCATTATGTCTGATGGAACCCACTTGTTGCCCGCCAATTATATTCTATGTGTTGATGCGTCAAGGCAGTTTGCTGAATCTCGTGTTGGGCAGACAGAAAGATCTCTGACTGCATTAGATCTTATGGCGGGTTCTGTTGATTGTTTGGTACGGTGGTCCCACGAGGCTAAGCAAGCTATTAATGAGGATGAAGCTGTGAAAATGTCTCAGGATATTGCAGAGATGTGGTTAAGGCTTGTTCAGGTGTTGAGAAAAGTTTGTTTGGACCAAAGAGAAGAGGTTAGGAACCACGCTTTGTCATTGTTGCAGAAGTGCTTGACAGAAGTTGATGGGATCTCTCTTCCACTTGGTCATTGGTTACAGTGCTTTGAAGCTGTAATCTTCACGATGCTTGATGACTTGCTTGAAATTTCACAAGGACACTCCCAAAAGGACTACCGGAACATGGAGGGCACACTTATCTTTGCCATGAAGCTCTTGTCCAAAGTGTTTCTGCAGCTACTTTCTGACCTGTCACAGTTAACAACCTTCTGCAAACTATGGCTGGGTGTTCTCAGTCGAATGGAAAAATACATGAAAGTGAAAGTTAGAGGGAAGAAAAGTGATAAGCTTCAGGAACAAGTACCGGAGCTACTTAAGAACACCTTGATTGTCATGAATTCGAAGGGAGTGCTTGTTCAGAGGAGTGCTTTAGGAGGAGATAGCTTGTGGGAGCTGACATGGCTACATGTCAACAGCATTTCTCCTTCCTTGAAATCAGAGGTTTTCCCAGATCAAACTTTGGAGCAGTCAGAGACCAAAACAGGTGAGACTGGGGGTGTTCTACTATCTGATGAAGCGGGTAAAGTAGCTCCAACAGAAATGATGTCCTCTGAACTTTCTGGTACCGGAGGTTAG